CGTGGACAGCGGGTAGAAGACGCCGGCGAAGGGCGAGATGAGCGCGGGGATGGGCCAGACGAACCACTCGGACGCCGGCCCCAGCCGCAGCACCAGCGCGCAGCCGAAGATGCCGATGGCGATTCCGAAGAGGAACAGCACCAGCAGGAAGGGGACGAACATCAGGCCGTACGTGGCGAAGGACAGGCCGAACAGGCCGCTGGCGAGCACGAGCATGACGACGAGGCCCACCAGGCTGGTGACGAAGCTCGACAGCACGAGCCCGCCCACGTACTCGGAGATGGACAGCGGCGTGGCGAAGACGTTGAGGAAGTTGCGGGACCAGACGTCCTCGAAGAAGACCATCGTCACGCCCTGCATGACGCGCGTGAAGAAGTCCCAGAGGAGCACGGCGCCCAGCAGCGCGGGGACGAAGTTGAAGCCGGGCGAGGCGACGGTGTTGAGGTAGCGGGTGATGAAGCCCCACAGCACCATGTCGATGGCCACCCAGGCGAAGAGGGGCAGGAAGCGCGCGACACTTCCCTTGAGCAGGTAGAAGTGGCGCAGCGCGATGGCGTAGGCGCGACGTGGACGCATGGCTCAGGCCCTCTCCAGCGCGAGCGGCTCGCGCGCCACGGCGATGAAGAGCTCCTCCAGGGAGGCCTTGCCGTGCTCGCGTGGGAGCGTCCGCGGGTCTCCTTCGAGGAGGACCTTCCCGTGCGACAGGAAGAGGACGCGGTGGCAGACCTCCTCCACCTCGTACATGTTGTGGGACGTCCAGAGCACGCCGCCGGTGCCGCGCGCGGCGAAGTCGCGGATGCGGGCGCGGATGTCCTTCGCGGTGGACGGGTCCAGCGAGGCGGTGGGCTCGTCGAGCAGCAGCAGGTGCGGGTGGTTGAGCATGGCCTTGGCCAGGGCGACGCGGGTCTGCTCTCCGGAGGAGAGCACGCCGCAGCGGGTGTCGCGGAACCTCACGAGGTCGAACTCCTCGAGCAGCTCGGTGATGCGCGTGGAGAGAGAGTTCACGCCGTAGATGAGGCCGAAGACGCGCAGGTTCTGGGTGACGGTGAGGTTGCCGGGCAGCGGGGAGTAGACGGCGGCGAAGTTGGTCTGCTCCAGGGCGAGGGAGCGCTGGCGGGCCAGGTCCACGTCCTCGATGCGGATGGCGCCCGAGGTGGGCTCCAGCACACCGAGCACCATGTTGATGGTGGTGGTCTTCCCTGCCCCGTTGGGACCGAGGAGGCCGACAATCTCGCCGCGGCCCACGTGGAACGAGACGCCGTCCACCGCGACGGTGGAGCCATAGGCCTTGCGAAGCTCCACCACGGAGAGGACCTTCGACGTGGAGGGTGCCCGCGAGGGCCCGGACGTCGTTGCTGAGGGAGTCATGTGGGGGCGCATTGTTCCCCAGCCCGGGTGTCCGTGGCCTCCTTCCTCGAGGTGTCGGGCGGGCACGCTCCGGAACTGTGCGGTGTGGGAACAGGGAGCCCGCTGGAGTGAGGACTTCACGTCATCGCCCGGGAGCCCGGCACACCGCCCGTGCAACGAAGGGTCAGCGCCAGTGGACCCGGGCGATGAAGCCAGCGCTCACGGAGGAGACGTCCGGCCTCCGGCACGCCGTCCGAGCAACGGCAGGTCAGCACCGGTGGCTCGGAGCAATGAGGTCCGCGCTCACGGAGGAGACGTCCGGCCTCCGGCACGCCGTCCGAGCAACGGCAGGTCAGCGCCGGTGGCTCGGAGCAATGAGGTCCGCGCTCACGGCGGAGACGTCTGACACCCCGGCGAGGGCCAGCGCGTGCGCGGTGTCTTCGCGCAGCCCGTCGAGCACACGGCGCACGCCGTCGGCGCCGCCCGTGGCCAGGCCCCACAGCACGGGCCGCCCCACGAGCACCGCGCGAGCCCCCAGCGCCAGCGCCCGCAGCACGTCCCGCCCGGAGCGCACGCCGCCATCGACGAGCACCGGCGCGCGGCCACCGGCGGCCTCCACGACCTCGGGCAGGGCTTCCGCGGTGGACACCGCGCCGTCGAGCTGGCGCCCGCCGTGGTTGGAGACGATGAGCCCCGCGGCACCGTGGTGCAGACACTCGCGCGCGTCGTCAGCGCGCAGCACGCCCTTCACCAGCACCGACAGGCCGGACAGCTCGCGCAGCCAGCCGATGTCCGCGAAGGTGAGGTCCGCGGCCTGCTCGGCCAGCTCGCGCCGGGTGAGCCCTTCCAGGTTGGCGAGGAAGTCCTCCTCGGGGAGCGCCAGCGCGCTGTCGCTCCGGTCGCGGCGCTTGCGGCCCACCACGGGCGTGTCGCCGGTGAGCACCAGCGCGCGCGCCCCCGAGGCCACGGCTCGTTGCACGAGGGCGCGGGTGAGGCCCCGGTCCTTGAGGACGTAGACCTGGAGCCACCAGGGGCCGGCGACGGCAGCCACGTCCTCCACGCGGCGTGAGGCCCGCGAGGAGAGCACCAGCAGCGAGCCGGCCTCACGCGTGCCCCGGGCTGTGGCCAGCTCCGCCTCCGGATGCGCGAGCGAATGGAACGCGGTGGGCGCGACGAGCACGGGCGAGGTCAGCGGGGTACCGAGCAACTCCGTCGCGGTGCGCACGGAGGACACGTCGCGCAGCACGCGGGGCCGCAGGCGCAGGCGGGCCCAGGCGGCGGTGTTGTCCGCGAGCGTCGTCTCCTCGCCCGAGCCACCGGCGAAGTAGTCGAACACCGCCTCGGGCAGCCGGGCACGCGCCTCGGTCTCCAGCGCTTCGTACGAGAGCATGGGCGGCAGGCTACGGCGAGCCCACGAGTCGCGCGACCCTGATGCATCATTCCGCCGGGTCTGGGTGAGCTGCCACTACCAGCTCGCCCTGCCCATTGCTCCGGGCTGACTCAGGGCGGGCCCCGGGAGCGCTCCGGGACCTCACTGTTCGGAAATGTCGGGGGTTTTGCGCGGCACAAATGTCCCGACATTTCCGAACAGTGAGCCTCCGCACCCGTCCCGCCCCTGGCCCCTGCGGTATCCACGGAAGGACCGCGCATGGGGGCCAGCGAGCGCCTCACTCGAGGTCAGGCATGGCTGCTCCAGGAGGAAGCACCACCGGTCCGCTGCCCGGAACGGTCAGCCAGGGCTCGGGCCGCTGCGCCGAGGTTCCGGAGGCGCGTTGTGCCGCGAGCAGGTCGAGCTCGCGCCCTTTGCGTGCCCTGATGACCTCCAGGTAGGGAGCCACGCTCTTTCCGACGCGGCAGATGGCGGCGAACCGCAGCACGTCCTCCTCCGAGCACCGTCCGGACAGCAGCCCGGCACGGAGGGCGCGCACGGCCACCGGGTAGCCCAGCTTGTTGCGGTACTTGAAGAGGTCGGCGATGGTCTTCGCCACGCCATAGACGCGCACGGAGACGCCGTGGAAGGTGCGGTGCTCGATGCCCTCGGAGAGCGCCGGGCCGGAGAAGCGGGCCACGTGCAGGGGCGGCTGGCTCCAGCGCGGCTTGCGCGCCCGCTCTCCGATGGCCATCCAGACCTCGGCAGGCTCCTCGGGAAGGAGTCCATGGAGCCAGAGCGCCGACTTCAAGCAGAGCACGCCTCGTGGAACACGCTTGGCGGCAACCAGCACCGCGTCAGGCGGCATGTACCGGTGGGCCCAGACACCCGGTGCCACTTCGCGCAGGGAGCCCAGGCTCAGCATCAACCGCAGCTGAGTGCGCGGCACGCCATGCGCTTCCAGGTCGCGTGAGCGCAACAACCCCAGCTCCCGCGACAGCTCCATCACCCCAGGCCGGGTCTTGTATCCCGGCCGACGACGCAACCTGCTCGGCATTCCCCGCCCTCCAAAAACCCCCGACATTTCCGAACAGCAACCGCCAGCAACCTAACGGGGTGGGCTGACGCGCTCGGGGAGATGACCTGGCCCGGGCGGGCCGACGCCGAAGCTCGTTCATGGCAACCTCGATGAAGCCGCCATGGCGTGACGGGTGCCCGACCCGTCGGGCCTCCTGGCCTCCGAGCCCTCCGGGCAGGTCCTGTCGGGGGCCTCACCGCCCAGGTCGAGAACCCGGGCTTCCGCGCGACTCCCGAACGAACCTCGTCCCGATGGCCCGGCCGCGGCGCGGATGCCCCACGTCCAGCAGCGCCTCACCCCGAACGAACCTCGTCCCGATGGCCCGGCCGCGGCTCGGATGACCCACCTCCAGCAACGCCTCGCGGAACCTTCTCCCTGCCCACGGTGTCTGGGCCCGCCACCAGGAGGTGTCCTTGGAACGGATGAGGGGCCGGCGCGTGCCGGAACGACTGTGCCATGCCGTCATGCTCGCCGGGGTGCTCGCCACCGCGAGTGCCGCCGCCTCGGAGGCCACTCCGCCGACGGACGGCAGGCCCGAGGCGGCCATGGAGAACGCCGCCGCCCTCGGCCGCGTCTGGGGCACGGTGAAGTACGTACACCCCGCGCTCGCCTTCCGTGAGGTGGACTGGGATGCCGCGCTCGTGGAGGCGCTACCTCAAGCCCTCGCCGCGCCGACGCCCGAGGCGCTCGCCAACGCCGTGGGCGGCATGCTGCGCCGCCTGGACGACCCGCTGACCCGCGTGGAGCGCGACACCCCGCGTCCTCCGCCGCCCACCGCACCGGCCCCCGGTCCGTTCTCCCGCTGGTCCGGTGACGTGCTGGTGGTGGACCTGGACCGGCGCTACGCCAACCTCAACGAGCTCTTCCCGGCCATGTCAGCCCTGGCGCCAGAGCTGGCGAAGGCCCGCCGCGTCCTCGTGGACCTGCGCGCCAGCGGCCCCGACGAGGCCCTCTGGATGGAGATGGCGCTCGGCTTCCTGGAGCGCTCGCTCCCCTCCGAGCAGGTGACCGCCCCCGCGGAGCGCTTCCGCGTGTACTCGGGCTTCCCGGTGCAGCTCGGCCCCAGCTCCGGCGGCTATACGGCCTCGGTGGAGACGCGGCTGGCCCGGAGCTTCGCGCCCGCCCCTGGCACGCCGAAGCGCTCCGTCGCCTTCCTCGTCAATGGCCGCACGCCCCTGTCTCCCCTGCTGCTGGCCCTGCGCGACTCACCGCGCACCTTCCTCGTGTCCCAGGGCGCGCTGGACGAGTCCTCCGCCGTCCAGGTGCGGCACGTGCCACTGCCCGGAGGACACCGCGCGGTGGTGCGCGCCTCGGAGCTCGCCTTCCCTCCCGGCTCGCGCGGCCTGCGCGCGGAGGCCACCGTCCCCGCCGACGCCGACGAGCGCGATGCCGGCCCCGCCTTCCAGGCCGCCCTCCACCTGCTGCGCAAGGGCTCGACTCCGAAAAAGCCAGCGGCCCACGCTTCCACCCGGGACACCACGCTGCCCACGGGCGGGCCGGACGACGCCTACGAGGCCATGCCCTACCCGGCCGAGCCGTACCGCCTGCTGGCCGTCCTCCGCTTCTGGAACGTGATGCGCTTCTTCCACCCGGACCCGAAGGCCCTGAAGGACTGGGACGCGGTGCTGCCCACGTTCCTCGCCCGGGCACGCGACGCCCGGGACGCGGCCGGGTACACCCGGGTGCTGTACGCGCTGGCCGCCCGCGTGGCCGACGGGCACAGCTTCGTCGCCGAGGGCGGAGTGCCGCTGCGCTCGCTCGCCGGGGGCAACGCGCCCCTCGTCCTCCGCTCCGTGGAGGGCCGCTTCCTGGTGGCGGAGCTGCCCATGCCCGAGGCCGCCCGCGCCGCCGGCATCTCCGTGGGCGACGAAGTCGTCTCCGTGGACGGAGAGCCCGTGGCCACCCGTGCCGGGCGACTGGGGGCGCTGCTGGGCGCGTCCCACCCGGCGGCCCATGCGGAGCGCGTGGCCAGCCTGCTGCTCGCGGGCGCGGACGGTCAGCCCGTGGAGGTGATGCTCCAGGGCGTGGACGGACGGATGAAGGAGGCGCGGCTGCCCCGCTCGCGTGACTTCCTTCCCTTCCTCCGTCCTCCCCCGGAGGCCGCGACACCCTGGCGGAAGCTCGACGGAGGCCTGGGCTACGTGGACCTGCGCCTGCTGCGCGCGGAGCGCGTGGACGCCATGCTCGAAGCGCTGAAAGACACGCGCGGCCTCGTGCTGGACCTGCGTGGCTACCCCCAGGGCAGCGCCTGGGCACTGGCGCCGCGCCTCAACGTGCGCGGTGCCACCACCGCCGCCGTCACCGCCCGCCCGCTCCTGTCCGCGGGCGAGGTCCGCGAGGTGCGCCGCGTGGAGCCACTCCCCACCACCGACAAGCCGCTCTACCGGGGCCGCATCGTCGTGCTGGTGGACGAGCGCACGATGAGCCAGGGCGAGTACACGGCGATGATGCTCCGCACCGCGTCCGGCGCACGGCTGGTGGGCAGCCCCACGGCGGGCGCCGTGGGGGACACCACCAACGTGTGCCTGCCCGGCGCCGTCTGTGTCCTCTTCACCGGCCAGCGCCTGGAGTCCTCGGATGGCGGCGCCGTGCAGGGCGTCGGCCTGCGCCCCGACGTGGAGGCCCGCCCCACCGTGCGCGGCCTGCGCGCCGGCCGCGACGAGGTGCTGGAGCGGGCACTCACCCTCTTCCGGGAGGAGCCACCCCTCGCGGCAGGCGCACGGTGAAGATGGAGCCCACGCCCGGGCGGCTCTCCACGTCGATGCGCCCGCCCATGGCGTCCACAATCTGCCGGCTGATGTAGAGCCCCAGCCCCAGCCCGCCGTAGTGCCGCTCGGACACGGCGCGCTCGAAGCGGCCGAACAGGCGCGGCAGGTCCTTCTCGGAGATTCCAATCCCCTCGTCGCGCACCGACAGCCGCACCGACTCCTCGCCCTCGTGCGCGGCCTCCACCACCACGGGGTGGCCCGCGCCGTACTTGGCCGCGTTGGTCAGCAGATTCACCAGCACCTGGTCCAGCCGCGACGAGTCCCAGCGCCCCGGCAGCGGGCCGGGCACGTCCACGCGCACCGTGCAGCCCGCCTGCGTGAAGACCTCCTCCATCCGGTCCACCGCGTCGCGCACCGCCTGGCCCAGGTCCACGTCCGCGGGCTCCAGCGCCAGGCGCCCCAGGGAGATGCGGCTGACGTCCAGCAGGCTGTCCACCAGCGCGGTGAGCCGCTGCACCTGCCGCATGGCGGTGGCGAGCCGCGGCGCCACCTTGTCGCGCACCTCGCCGCCGAGCGCCCGGTCGATGAGCCCGTGCTGCAGCTTGAGGCTGGTGAGCGGCGTCTTCAGCTCGTGGCTGGCCACGGAGAGGAACTCGTCGCGCAGCCGCACCGCCGCCTGCGCGTCCCGGTAGAGCGACGCGTTCTCCAGCGCCACCGCCACCCGCCGCGCCAGTTCCTCCGCCATCGCCACGTCGGACGTGCCCAGCCGCCGCTGCGGGGCCGCCGTCCCCAGGGTGATGACGCCCAGCGTCCGCCCGCGCGTGCGCACCGGCACCGCCACCAGCGAGTGCGGGTCCAACGCCTCCAGCAGCGCCCGGTGCTCCGGCCCCTGGAACATGCGCTCGCGCAGGTCGGGGCCCACCTCCGGCAGGTAGCGTGTCTCGCCCGTCTGGAAGCACTCGCGCGCCGGGTGGAGGGTGCCCTCGCTCATGTCGGGCGACAGCGTGGACAGCAGGGACGCGTCACGCGGCGCGTCCCGGTGAGAGGCCGCCACGCACCGCAGCGCCCCGTCCGGCCCCACCAGCTCCACCAGGCAGCAGGTGGCCACGCTGCGCGCCGCCACGCGCGCCACGTGCTCCAGCGTCCACTCCACGTCGTCCAGGTGCTCGGCCAGCGCGCGGCTCGCGTCCAGCAGGAAGAAGAGCCGCTCCTCGGCCTCCTTGCCCACCTCCAGCGCATGGTGCAGCCGCTCGCCGCGCTCGCGCAGCGTCTCGTACAGCGCCGCGCGCTCCAGCGCCTGTGCGCACTGCTGCGCCAGCGACGCCAGGAAGGCCTGCTCCGGAGGGGAGAAGGCGCGCGGCGCGTCCCACGCCAGCGACAGGTAGCCGCGGACGCCGCGCTCCGCCAGCAGCGGCAGCACGGCCCGGGCCCCGTCCCCCAGGGACGCCAGGGCGGCGCGCGCCGACTCCGTCACGGCCGTCCCCGGCTCCCTTCGAGGGAACCACTGCGGCGCCCGGTCCTCCACGTCCACGCCCAGCGCGGACAGGCCCGCCTCCGTGAGTCCCTCGAGGTACGTGAGCATGGCCTGCGTGTAGCCAAAGGCCCCCAGCAGCCGCAGCCCTCCGTCCGCGCCCCGCTCCAGCACCACGCCGCGCGCGGCGCCGGTGGCGCGCAGGCCCTGGTCCATCAGCACCTCGGCCACCTGCTCGGCGGTGGCGGCGCGGGACAGCGCGGCGGTGACGGCCTGCAGCCGCTCGGTGCGCACCTGGGCCTCGCGCGCCTCGGCGTACAGCAGCGCGTTGTCCATGGACAGGCTGGCGCGGCGCGACAGCTCCAGCGCCAGCTTCAGGGTCTCGTCCTGGAAGATTCCGTCCGCCCCGCCGCGCACCAGCGAGACGGCCCCCAGCACCCGGCCGCGCGCCAGCAGCGGGACGACGATGGCGGCGCGGATGCCCAGCCGCCGCGCCACCTCGAGCTGCTCGCCGGTGTACACCATCCCCGGCAGCATCCCGTCCGACACCTCGGGCAGGAACACCGGCTCTCCGGTGCGCAGCACCTCGGAGATGCCGCCGGGGGTGTCCAGGTCCGGAGCACGCAGGCGCGACAGCTCGTGGATGAGCCCCACCCGCTCCGGCGCCCGGTGCGCCGCGGCCACGCGCTCCACCCGGCCGTCGTCGCCGAGCACGTCCACCGCGCACCAGTCCGCCAGCACCGGCACCGTCAGCTCCGCCAGCCGCTGGAGCACCGTGCGCCACTCCAGCGAGCTGGCCAGCAGCTCTCCGGCGCTGGCGAGGAATGCGATGCGCTCCTCCGCGTCGTCGCGCGCCAGGACACGGGCGGCCACTCCGGGTCCGGAGACGGCCTCCGGCGGACGCACGGTGTTGGCACACGCGGGCTCGGGCGACAGCGGCTCGGCCACGGATGAGGGCCGCGACGGGGACGTGGGGCGGCGCGACATGGGGGGCCCAGATAATGACGCACCCCACGGACCGACAATGGCGCCTGCCCTTGAGTACGAGGCGACTGTCCGATGGTCGACCGGAGGCCTCTCTGCTCGCGCGGCCGGCCCTCCACTCCCGGTGAAGCCGGCGCCTGCCGCAACGGCTCAGCCCGTGCCCTCGGAGGCGGCGGGCGGGTCCCACCACACGGCGCCCTTGCCCTGGATGGCCTCGCGCGCCCGCTCCCGCACGCGCGCCATCTCCGCCGTGGCGAGGGGCTGGAAGGCGGCGGCCGCGCGCAGCGCCGCGTCCTGCTCGTTGGGGTGGCTCATCCCCATCAGCATGACGTCCGGGTCCAGGCTGAGCGTGTACCGCACGCACGTCTCCACGGTGAGGTGCGGCAGCGACGGCGCGCCCCGCGCGTCCTTCCCGCCCGAGCCCACCTTGCCCCGCGGCCGGGCCTCCAGCGGCCGGCCATAGCCCTCCGTGTCCCCCAGCAGCTTGCCCGCGCCGAACGTCTTGAAGGACACCACGCCCACGCCCAGCGAGCGCGCCAGCGGCAGCACGTCCACCACGTAGCGCGCGTCCACGAAGGGCCCCAGGGGGAACATCACCACGTCGCACAGCCCCGAGCGCAGCGCCGCGCGCAGCACGTCCGGGTGGTGGCTGGAGATGCCCCGGAAGCGCGCCCTGCCCTCGCGCACGCACCGGCCCAGCTGCTCCATGCCCCCGCCGGGCGCGGCCAGCTTCTCCCACGCCGCCAGCTCCGACACGGCGTGGAAGGCGAACAGGTCCACCGTGTCGTGGCCCAGCCGCCGCAGGCTGGCCTCCACCTGCGGCGCCACCGGCGCGTCCAGCACGTCCACCTTGTCGATGAGGAAGACACCGTCGCGCCGGCCGCGCAGGGCCTCGCCCACCGCCTCCTCGCTCAGCCCCTCCTCGTAGTTGGGCGCGGTGTCGATGACGTTGAGCCCCGCGTCCAGCGCCCGGCGCAGCGTGGCGACGAGCGTCTCGCGGGGCGTGGAGCGGTCGGCGATGTCGCCGATGCCCACCGCGGTGGCGGTGAAGCCGGTGCGCCCGAGGGCGCGGCGCGGCGTGAAGCGGGGAAGCGGTTGCGCGGCCATGGCCCCGGGTTCTCCTGAACCGCCCCGCCACCGTCAAGCGACACGGCGCCCCCGCCGGAGGGCACCGTGCGCTGGATGCCACGGCAGGCTCCGGAGCCCCCCGCGACTGTCACGCAGCCGCGAAGGGCCCAGCCCCCAGGCTCACCGGAACGGGCCGCTCACCTCGAAGGTGATGCCGCCGCTGCTCAGGCCCGAGGTGCCGCGCTGCGAGCTGAAGTACAGCCGCCGCCCGTCCGGGCTGAAGGCCGGCCCGCAGATTTCCGAAGCCGAGTGGCCGTCCAGCTTGATGAACGGCGCCACCACCCGGCTGGGGCCCGGGGTGATGATGCAGATCTCCAGGTTGCCGCCGTCCTCGGCGACGAACAAATCCCCCGAGCGCGACACCGTGACGTTGTCCACGCCCGTCAGCGGCGAGCCGGCATAGAGGTTGTCGTCGTAGATGACCTCCAGCTTCCCGGTGGCCGGCGTGTGGGCCCACACGCGGTTGTCACCCTTGGTGGTGAAGTAGATGACGCCGCTGTCGTGCCAGCAGCCCTCTCCGCCGTTGAACACCGTCGTCGCGGACGCCACGGCCGGCTGGCTCGACGCCGGGCTGGTGGCCGCGCAGTTGACCCACGACAGCGTGGCCGTGCCGGCAATCGGGTCTCCCGTCACCTTCGCCGCCTGCAGCGTGCCCGCCGTCAGCGACGGCCACGCGGACGGGGTGAAGCGGTAGAAGCGCCCGCTGCCGCTGTCCTCCGTGAGGTACAGCCGCTGGCCCGCCGGGTCCACCGCGACGGCCTCGTGCGCGAAGGTGCCCAGCGCCCCGCGCACCACGCCCTGCGACGCCTGCGCCGGGTTGCACTCCCACACCCGGCCGCCGCTGTACTCCTCGCACGACAGCCACGTGCCCCACGGCGTGGGGCCACCCGCGCAGTTGGTGCGCGTGTTGGAGAGGATGCGGTACGCGCCCACCACCGCGCCGCCGCCGTCGAAGCGCACCGCGCTCGCGCCGCCGCCGGAGGACAGCTCGCTGTTGGACGTGTACACCCAGCCGCCCGTGGCCAGCGCGAAGCACGCCCCGCCGTCCGGCGCCGAGTGCCACGTGTAGCCCGTGCTGCCCACCTGCCGCCCCGAGCGCGCGATGATGCGCGACGTGAAGCCCGCGGGCAGCCGCACCCCGTTGGCGTCCGCCGAGCCGGACATGGCCCCATACGGGCTCGGCCCCGGCTGCGCGGGCGCGGCATACGCCGCCTTCCAGAACCCGGGCCCCAATGCCAGCGTCCCTCCACCCAGCGCGGAGAGACGAAGGAAGTCACGACGGTCCAAGCGCATGCATGCTCCTCCAGGGAAGTCTGGAAAAGCACTATTACACAGAATTCACGGACCCGGGGTGACAAGCCCGCAAGGAGCGGCTGACGGGCACGTCGCGACGGGCTACCCGGTGCCGTGGCGTCCCGCGCGGTTCTTGTCCCAGATTGCGTAGAGGATGAGGAGGAAGGCGAAGAGGCGGACCACGTAGATGTAGTGGCGGCGCTCGTCGTCCAGGTCCAGGAGCGCGGCGGCCACCGCGTTGCCCGCCAGCAGCACGAAGGTCAGCGAGAAGAAGCCGAAGAGCCTGTCCCGCGACTGCTTCCAGAAGCGCAGGAAGAACAGCGCGCAGGCCAGCCACGCCATCGCCGTCGCACCGTTGAGCATGGACTTCAGCAGCATGGCGAGAACCTCAGGAGGCGTCCCAGACGAGGCCGTAGAGCAGGATGATGGCGCTGGACATGGTGGCGAGGATGCGCACCAGGTACAGGTCAATCGAGGTGGGCAGCAGCACCAGGTCCACGAAGAGCAGCACGTTGCTGACGGCCAGCCCCGCGAAGCACAGCCCGCTCCACAGGAGCAGCCGGGACTGGGTGCGCTTCCACGCGCGCAGGAGCAGCACCGCGCAGGCCACCGCCGTCAACGCACAGAGGATGTAGACCGCCTCAGCCATTGCCGCCGTCCTTGTCCTTCTTGAACACGAAGGCCTCAGCGAAGCCCCGCACCTT
This DNA window, taken from Pyxidicoccus xibeiensis, encodes the following:
- a CDS encoding ABC transporter ATP-binding protein, coding for MTPSATTSGPSRAPSTSKVLSVVELRKAYGSTVAVDGVSFHVGRGEIVGLLGPNGAGKTTTINMVLGVLEPTSGAIRIEDVDLARQRSLALEQTNFAAVYSPLPGNLTVTQNLRVFGLIYGVNSLSTRITELLEEFDLVRFRDTRCGVLSSGEQTRVALAKAMLNHPHLLLLDEPTASLDPSTAKDIRARIRDFAARGTGGVLWTSHNMYEVEEVCHRVLFLSHGKVLLEGDPRTLPREHGKASLEELFIAVAREPLALERA
- a CDS encoding type IV toxin-antitoxin system AbiEi family antitoxin domain-containing protein; protein product: MPSRLRRRPGYKTRPGVMELSRELGLLRSRDLEAHGVPRTQLRLMLSLGSLREVAPGVWAHRYMPPDAVLVAAKRVPRGVLCLKSALWLHGLLPEEPAEVWMAIGERARKPRWSQPPLHVARFSGPALSEGIEHRTFHGVSVRVYGVAKTIADLFKYRNKLGYPVAVRALRAGLLSGRCSEEDVLRFAAICRVGKSVAPYLEVIRARKGRELDLLAAQRASGTSAQRPEPWLTVPGSGPVVLPPGAAMPDLE
- a CDS encoding aldo/keto reductase, whose protein sequence is MAAQPLPRFTPRRALGRTGFTATAVGIGDIADRSTPRETLVATLRRALDAGLNVIDTAPNYEEGLSEEAVGEALRGRRDGVFLIDKVDVLDAPVAPQVEASLRRLGHDTVDLFAFHAVSELAAWEKLAAPGGGMEQLGRCVREGRARFRGISSHHPDVLRAALRSGLCDVVMFPLGPFVDARYVVDVLPLARSLGVGVVSFKTFGAGKLLGDTEGYGRPLEARPRGKVGSGGKDARGAPSLPHLTVETCVRYTLSLDPDVMLMGMSHPNEQDAALRAAAAFQPLATAEMARVRERAREAIQGKGAVWWDPPAASEGTG
- a CDS encoding alkaline phosphatase PhoX, which produces MRLDRRDFLRLSALGGGTLALGPGFWKAAYAAPAQPGPSPYGAMSGSADANGVRLPAGFTSRIIARSGRQVGSTGYTWHSAPDGGACFALATGGWVYTSNSELSSGGGASAVRFDGGGAVVGAYRILSNTRTNCAGGPTPWGTWLSCEEYSGGRVWECNPAQASQGVVRGALGTFAHEAVAVDPAGQRLYLTEDSGSGRFYRFTPSAWPSLTAGTLQAAKVTGDPIAGTATLSWVNCAATSPASSQPAVASATTVFNGGEGCWHDSGVIYFTTKGDNRVWAHTPATGKLEVIYDDNLYAGSPLTGVDNVTVSRSGDLFVAEDGGNLEICIITPGPSRVVAPFIKLDGHSASEICGPAFSPDGRRLYFSSQRGTSGLSSGGITFEVSGPFR
- a CDS encoding S41 family peptidase; this translates as MPERLCHAVMLAGVLATASAAASEATPPTDGRPEAAMENAAALGRVWGTVKYVHPALAFREVDWDAALVEALPQALAAPTPEALANAVGGMLRRLDDPLTRVERDTPRPPPPTAPAPGPFSRWSGDVLVVDLDRRYANLNELFPAMSALAPELAKARRVLVDLRASGPDEALWMEMALGFLERSLPSEQVTAPAERFRVYSGFPVQLGPSSGGYTASVETRLARSFAPAPGTPKRSVAFLVNGRTPLSPLLLALRDSPRTFLVSQGALDESSAVQVRHVPLPGGHRAVVRASELAFPPGSRGLRAEATVPADADERDAGPAFQAALHLLRKGSTPKKPAAHASTRDTTLPTGGPDDAYEAMPYPAEPYRLLAVLRFWNVMRFFHPDPKALKDWDAVLPTFLARARDARDAAGYTRVLYALAARVADGHSFVAEGGVPLRSLAGGNAPLVLRSVEGRFLVAELPMPEAARAAGISVGDEVVSVDGEPVATRAGRLGALLGASHPAAHAERVASLLLAGADGQPVEVMLQGVDGRMKEARLPRSRDFLPFLRPPPEAATPWRKLDGGLGYVDLRLLRAERVDAMLEALKDTRGLVLDLRGYPQGSAWALAPRLNVRGATTAAVTARPLLSAGEVREVRRVEPLPTTDKPLYRGRIVVLVDERTMSQGEYTAMMLRTASGARLVGSPTAGAVGDTTNVCLPGAVCVLFTGQRLESSDGGAVQGVGLRPDVEARPTVRGLRAGRDEVLERALTLFREEPPLAAGAR
- a CDS encoding ABC transporter permease, with protein sequence MRPRRAYAIALRHFYLLKGSVARFLPLFAWVAIDMVLWGFITRYLNTVASPGFNFVPALLGAVLLWDFFTRVMQGVTMVFFEDVWSRNFLNVFATPLSISEYVGGLVLSSFVTSLVGLVVMLVLASGLFGLSFATYGLMFVPFLLVLFLFGIAIGIFGCALVLRLGPASEWFVWPIPALISPFAGVFYPLSTLPPWMQAVSQVLPPSYVFEGMRTLVSGGTFSGTALLWGAALALLEILLASVFFSRVHRHAVRTGLIARYSAESVS
- a CDS encoding alpha-hydroxy acid oxidase, with translation MLSYEALETEARARLPEAVFDYFAGGSGEETTLADNTAAWARLRLRPRVLRDVSSVRTATELLGTPLTSPVLVAPTAFHSLAHPEAELATARGTREAGSLLVLSSRASRRVEDVAAVAGPWWLQVYVLKDRGLTRALVQRAVASGARALVLTGDTPVVGRKRRDRSDSALALPEEDFLANLEGLTRRELAEQAADLTFADIGWLRELSGLSVLVKGVLRADDARECLHHGAAGLIVSNHGGRQLDGAVSTAEALPEVVEAAGGRAPVLVDGGVRSGRDVLRALALGARAVLVGRPVLWGLATGGADGVRRVLDGLREDTAHALALAGVSDVSAVSADLIAPSHRR
- a CDS encoding GAF domain-containing protein produces the protein MSRRPTSPSRPSSVAEPLSPEPACANTVRPPEAVSGPGVAARVLARDDAEERIAFLASAGELLASSLEWRTVLQRLAELTVPVLADWCAVDVLGDDGRVERVAAAHRAPERVGLIHELSRLRAPDLDTPGGISEVLRTGEPVFLPEVSDGMLPGMVYTGEQLEVARRLGIRAAIVVPLLARGRVLGAVSLVRGGADGIFQDETLKLALELSRRASLSMDNALLYAEAREAQVRTERLQAVTAALSRAATAEQVAEVLMDQGLRATGAARGVVLERGADGGLRLLGAFGYTQAMLTYLEGLTEAGLSALGVDVEDRAPQWFPRREPGTAVTESARAALASLGDGARAVLPLLAERGVRGYLSLAWDAPRAFSPPEQAFLASLAQQCAQALERAALYETLRERGERLHHALEVGKEAEERLFFLLDASRALAEHLDDVEWTLEHVARVAARSVATCCLVELVGPDGALRCVAASHRDAPRDASLLSTLSPDMSEGTLHPARECFQTGETRYLPEVGPDLRERMFQGPEHRALLEALDPHSLVAVPVRTRGRTLGVITLGTAAPQRRLGTSDVAMAEELARRVAVALENASLYRDAQAAVRLRDEFLSVASHELKTPLTSLKLQHGLIDRALGGEVRDKVAPRLATAMRQVQRLTALVDSLLDVSRISLGRLALEPADVDLGQAVRDAVDRMEEVFTQAGCTVRVDVPGPLPGRWDSSRLDQVLVNLLTNAAKYGAGHPVVVEAAHEGEESVRLSVRDEGIGISEKDLPRLFGRFERAVSERHYGGLGLGLYISRQIVDAMGGRIDVESRPGVGSIFTVRLPRGVAPPGRG